The following are from one region of the Papaver somniferum cultivar HN1 unplaced genomic scaffold, ASM357369v1 unplaced-scaffold_132, whole genome shotgun sequence genome:
- the LOC113332954 gene encoding transcription repressor OFP12-like, which produces MLGKNLHLCFTKKLKRTTSIDSSSSPITVTDHHHHHHKHKQDHSSSTTSILFKNFNSLYDLTPDHHHSTTNTTISKSNSSTTDDYFSSSDSDEYHYNNNNEKETISSTTIAPDFSKVLASQRFFFSSPGRTNSIIESSFPDDDHEHHDDESLSPSLLSSSSLSDGASLIKGGIPFKTCSSDPYMDFRRSMQEMVESRDLFDVTENWDYLHQLLSCYLTLNPKHTHKFIIGAFADLLVTLISSASSSCPMKADRNSDVSDQCDSISRQSV; this is translated from the coding sequence ATGCTAGGAAAAAATCTCCACCTCTGTTTCACCAAGAAACTAAAAAGAACAACATCGATTGATTCATCATCTTCACCGATCACAGTAacagatcatcatcatcatcatcataagcaTAAACAAGATcattcatcatcaacaacatcaattttATTCAAAAACTTCAACTCACTCTATGATTTAACACCAGATCATCATCATTCAACAACAAATACTACAATATCAAAATCCAATTCAAGCACTACTGATGATTATTTCTCCTCTTCGGATTCAGATGAATAtcattacaacaacaacaatgagaaAGAAACAATCTCATCGACCACAATAGCTCCAGATTTTTCCAAAGTTCTTGCATCACAACGTTTCTTTTTCTCTTCACCTGGCCGAACAAATTCAATCATTGAATCATCATTTCCCGACGATGATCATGAACATCACGACGATGAGTCTTTATCACCATCATTgttatcatcatcttcattatctGATGGTGCCTCATTGATTAAAGGTGGAATACCTTTTAAAACATGCTCATCAGATCCTTATATGGATTTCagaagatctatgcaagaaatgGTTGAATCAAGAGATTTATTTGATGTAACAGAGAACTGGGATTATTTACATCAACTACTTTCTTGTTATTTAACCTTAAACCCCAAGCATACTCATAAATTCATCATCGGAGCTTTTGCAGATCTACTAGTTACACTTATATCTTCTGCTTCATCCTCTTGTCCGATGAAAGCTGACCGGAATTCTGATGTTTCTGATCAATGTGATTCTATTTCACGGCAATCTGTTTAA